The following proteins are encoded in a genomic region of Methanoculleus bourgensis MS2:
- a CDS encoding DUF4411 family protein, whose translation MPGDATLYVVDTSSLIEMKWYYPISIFESLWMKCETLMHNSRMCAPVAVFDELNHKDDELTAWARGNYKYLFQECTDFQVEMVHEILSKFPKLIDPNRETEQADPFVVALGLERRDGPQKSLVPLEVVVVTQERSTPERRTAKKKVIIPEVCRHYNLPCITLINMIAREGWKF comes from the coding sequence ATGCCGGGTGACGCCACGCTGTACGTAGTAGATACCTCATCCCTGATCGAGATGAAGTGGTATTATCCGATCTCTATTTTTGAATCGCTCTGGATGAAATGCGAGACCTTGATGCATAACTCGCGAATGTGTGCCCCTGTTGCTGTCTTTGATGAATTGAACCATAAAGACGATGAACTTACTGCGTGGGCAAGGGGGAACTACAAATATCTCTTCCAGGAGTGCACGGATTTCCAGGTGGAAATGGTGCACGAGATCCTTTCAAAGTTCCCGAAATTGATCGATCCCAACCGGGAAACTGAACAGGCGGATCCATTTGTTGTGGCCCTGGGACTTGAGCGAAGGGATGGGCCGCAAAAATCTCTCGTGCCTCTGGAAGTTGTTGTGGTCACCCAGGAGCGATCGACACCGGAACGCAGGACCGCGAAGAAGAAAGTGATCATTCCAGAGGTTTGCCGGCACTACAATCTCCCCTGCATCACCCTCATCAATATGATCGCAAGAGAGGGCTGGAAGTTCTAG
- the bcp gene encoding thioredoxin-dependent thiol peroxidase — protein MSELQEGMPAPDFCLPDADERTVCLAELRGAYVVVYFYPKDNSSGCTLQARSFSDEMEAFSRQNTRVFGISPDSVRSHKRFTEKHGLTVRLLSDPDHAVIEAYGAWVPKKMYGREYMGVERSTFIIDPEGRVAAVWRKVKVKEHVAVVMARLEELRAGGAA, from the coding sequence ATGAGTGAACTCCAGGAAGGCATGCCGGCACCCGACTTCTGCCTCCCCGACGCAGACGAACGGACGGTCTGCCTCGCAGAACTGCGGGGTGCCTATGTGGTCGTCTACTTCTATCCGAAGGATAACTCATCGGGGTGCACCCTCCAGGCCCGGTCCTTCTCCGATGAGATGGAGGCGTTTTCCCGTCAAAACACCCGGGTCTTTGGCATCAGCCCGGATTCGGTCAGGAGCCACAAGCGATTCACCGAGAAGCATGGCCTCACCGTCCGTCTCCTCTCGGACCCTGATCACGCAGTTATCGAGGCGTATGGCGCCTGGGTCCCGAAGAAGATGTACGGCAGGGAGTACATGGGCGTCGAGCGGAGCACCTTCATCATCGACCCCGAGGGAAGGGTTGCCGCCGTGTGGCGGAAGGTGAAGGTGAAAGAACATGTGGCCGTGGTGATGGCGAGGCTCGAAGAACTCAGAGCGGGTGGGGCCGCCTGA
- a CDS encoding type II toxin-antitoxin system RelE family toxin, whose product MLRDQAWNELAGLPPGAERDLKRLPKGDEQRILDEITALAEEPYPCSHVKQLKEHQSVPVYSHRIGQYRVILTIEDDVVVIFVIEVGSWSRVHRKY is encoded by the coding sequence GTGCTCAGGGACCAGGCCTGGAATGAGCTGGCGGGTCTTCCTCCTGGAGCGGAACGTGATTTAAAGCGTCTTCCAAAGGGCGATGAACAACGGATCCTCGATGAGATCACCGCTCTCGCAGAAGAACCGTATCCTTGCTCACACGTCAAACAGCTGAAGGAGCACCAGAGCGTCCCGGTTTACTCTCATCGGATAGGGCAGTACCGAGTTATTCTCACGATCGAGGATGACGTGGTGGTCATCTTCGTGATCGAGGTCGGAAGTTGGAGCAGGGTCCATCGGAAATACTGA
- a CDS encoding DUF7557 family protein, with product MVTTIPLRPETRARLDGVTVHPRESYDEALNRFPDMAYDPEPLSEETLKEIEDGIADIQAGCYRSLEDSAQGPGLE from the coding sequence ATGGTTACCACGATCCCGCTCCGGCCGGAGACCAGGGCCCGCTTGGATGGCGTAACGGTGCACCCGCGGGAGAGTTACGACGAGGCATTAAACCGCTTCCCGGATATGGCATACGACCCCGAACCGCTCTCTGAGGAGACGCTCAAGGAGATCGAGGACGGAATCGCAGACATCCAGGCCGGGTGCTACCGCTCGCTTGAAGATAGTGCTCAGGGACCAGGCCTGGAATGA
- a CDS encoding InlB B-repeat-containing protein, translating to MLVARDRGISDLSGLEHAANLDLLALDNNQIRNIGPLTYLTNLKYLGLNNNKISDISPLVANSGLGSDDWVWLEYNYLNLTTGSVDMANIQKLQNRGVFVDYGRQKQTYTLDLTVNPEGGGTVTGADSYAAGEMVLVTATPNEGWKFVSWTDGAGNTVSTAANYDYTMPEGAATLTANFERMFEVQWLPPVTNNGFVLQGGSTLPLKFQLVDGNGAVFREVQDGIYLKIADIATWELGSGKNALRFNDGQYIANYHTRDYSDLGNELTATVCNAGGSELGSITFKISTG from the coding sequence ATGCTAGTTGCAAGGGATAGAGGAATCAGTGATCTATCGGGGCTGGAGCATGCAGCCAACCTGGATCTTCTTGCCCTTGATAACAACCAGATCCGCAATATCGGCCCCCTTACCTACCTGACAAACCTGAAGTATCTTGGCCTTAATAACAACAAGATCAGCGATATCAGCCCGCTGGTTGCCAACAGCGGGCTCGGCTCAGACGACTGGGTGTGGTTGGAGTACAACTACCTCAACCTCACCACGGGGTCCGTTGATATGGCTAATATCCAGAAACTGCAAAACAGAGGAGTGTTTGTCGACTATGGTCGACAAAAACAGACCTACACCCTCGATCTCACAGTAAACCCTGAGGGCGGCGGCACCGTCACCGGAGCCGATAGCTATGCAGCGGGAGAGATGGTTCTTGTCACAGCCACACCGAACGAAGGCTGGAAGTTTGTCAGCTGGACCGACGGAGCAGGAAACACCGTGAGCACTGCAGCGAACTATGACTACACCATGCCGGAGGGAGCCGCGACGCTCACCGCCAACTTCGAGAGGATGTTTGAGGTTCAGTGGCTGCCTCCGGTGACGAACAACGGGTTCGTGCTTCAGGGCGGAAGCACCCTGCCGCTGAAGTTCCAGCTCGTCGACGGGAACGGAGCAGTTTTCAGGGAGGTGCAGGATGGTATCTATCTCAAGATTGCAGATATCGCGACCTGGGAACTGGGAAGTGGCAAAAACGCTCTCCGCTTTAACGACGGCCAGTACATTGCCAACTACCATACCCGCGACTACAGCGACCTTGGAAACGAGTTGACGGCAACGGTCTGTAATGCTGGTGGGAGTGAACTGGGCAGTATCACGTTCAAGATCAGCACAGGGTAA
- a CDS encoding alpha/beta hydrolase, translated as MAVSPAAGILRVLKGGGSLPLTPRRPAVEPARVGEAVPAFLVTTPASRPDLTLLFFHGGGFTGGSTAGHLDLCARLADAAGAGVFSVDYRLAPEHPFPAAVADCLAAYRYLLAEGHSPAGIVPVGISAGGTLVISMLLAARDAGVAMPAAAVSLSPAVDMLFLGESVLFNQETDWLTPNHLVGILKDYIAGHDPTDPLASPLYADLQGLPPMLVQAGGGEILIDGIAAFVSAAALQGVSVTFDCAEGMFHCWQAFAAVLPEGAAAVERVGAFVRRWVAEE; from the coding sequence ATGGCGGTGTCGCCGGCTGCCGGGATCCTCAGGGTCCTGAAAGGGGGTGGTTCTCTTCCGCTCACCCCCCGGCGGCCGGCGGTCGAGCCGGCGCGGGTCGGGGAGGCCGTCCCTGCGTTTTTGGTGACGACACCCGCGTCCCGGCCTGACCTGACCCTCCTCTTCTTCCACGGCGGTGGGTTTACCGGCGGTTCGACCGCCGGCCACCTCGACCTCTGCGCAAGGCTTGCGGACGCGGCGGGAGCGGGGGTCTTCTCGGTCGATTACCGGCTTGCGCCGGAGCATCCTTTCCCGGCGGCGGTGGCGGACTGCCTCGCCGCCTACCGCTACCTGCTCGCCGAGGGGCATTCCCCGGCAGGGATCGTGCCGGTCGGGATATCGGCGGGGGGGACGCTTGTGATCTCGATGCTCCTTGCCGCCCGCGATGCGGGGGTCGCGATGCCGGCAGCGGCGGTCTCCCTCTCCCCGGCGGTGGATATGCTCTTCCTTGGCGAATCGGTGCTCTTCAACCAGGAGACCGACTGGCTCACGCCCAACCACCTGGTCGGGATCCTGAAGGACTACATCGCCGGCCACGATCCCACCGATCCCCTGGCTTCACCGCTCTACGCGGACCTCCAGGGGCTGCCGCCGATGCTCGTGCAGGCGGGGGGCGGGGAGATCCTGATCGACGGAATCGCGGCGTTCGTAAGCGCGGCGGCACTGCAGGGGGTTTCGGTCACGTTTGACTGTGCGGAGGGGATGTTTCACTGCTGGCAGGCGTTTGCCGCGGTCCTCCCGGAGGGTGCGGCGGCGGTGGAGCGGGTCGGGGCGTTTGTCCGGCGGTGGGTGGCGGAGGAGTAG
- a CDS encoding DNA-directed DNA polymerase II large subunit gives MEVSPATARYFEELLTGLASAMELAAAARARGLDPTTGVEIPIASDLADRVEALLGYTGIAARIRELEQEMSREEAALRIGDDFVARKFGETTPEEILDHAIRAAMALLTEGVVAAPTEGIAKVSLGKNDDGTDYLKIYYAGPIRSAGGTAQALSVLVGDYVRQALGIGRYIPRPEEVERYIEEIRQYNSIMSLQYLPSEKELRMIIENCPVCIDGEPTEREEVSGYRNLERVETNTVRGGMALVVAEGLALKAPKVLKNVRKMKMEGWDWIEELISGGASAKSDDDDPGAAIKPKDKYIRDLIGGRPVFSYPMRKGGFRLRLGRSRNTGFAAAGLNPATMHILGDFLAVGTQMKIERPGKAAGIVPVDSIQGPTVKLRSGEVLRVDDAAEARRIAGQVAEILDTGEVLISFGEFMENNHPLMPPCYCEEWWRLEGGTRRPENELEAIEFALEGVPLHPEYTYLWDDVAPADIALLADRVSAEGRVGDGGLAVPNTPEVKAILEELLVPHHLSGDQIVVPEYLVLLACLGLTLQLEKRPAWQDAPLENSLDLVMHLSGFMVRSRAGTRVGGRMGRPGKSKPREMRPPPHSLFPIGDEGGSRRSFQAACASKPRSNTDGGIIEVEVGERRCPACGTFTYKNLCECGTHTVPVLRCPKCGQEIGKDQCPRCNVPTVCLQKITINVKNEYAAALENVGVRDSAVTLLKGVKGLISRERPVEPIEKGILRALQNLYVFKDGTVRYDMIDLPLTHFRPDEISVPIERLRELGYTHDIYGRELTESSQVLELRHQDILVSEDCGEWLVRVAKFVDDLLVKVYGLEPFYRAEKPLDLVGHLLMGLAPHTSAGVLARLIGFSKAPVGYGHPFFHAAKRRNCFAGDTEITVSDGRQWISMPIRRFVVENFDVSKPGLDHMGTFYSDPMQPFYVRSIDTQGVTSLKKVTSVSVHRAPAHLIQFATRRGKVLTVTPDHAMLVWDTGYLRKIRALEVKIGDRVPAEEGGLVISDEVVARETVQALDDRVYCLTVAENHTLVANGIFCGQCDGDEDCVMLLLDGLINFSRAYLPETRGGTMDAPLVLTTRIDPAEVDKECLNVDVCDHYPLEVYEGCLAYAHPKDLDKYVDRVERRLGTPAQVEGFFFTHPTSDISAGPLESTYTKLGTMLEKLEAELDLAEKIRAVDTDDVAERVLNTHFIRDLQGNLNAFSKQKVRCTKCNAKYRRMPIAGKCTRCGGNVIPTVHEGSVKKYLEMSRDICKTYAVSEYTKQRVEVLCMQIESTFGEPPERQLGLADFM, from the coding sequence ATGGAGGTCTCACCTGCTACCGCCCGCTACTTCGAGGAACTGCTGACAGGGCTCGCGTCTGCTATGGAACTGGCCGCTGCAGCACGGGCCCGGGGGCTCGACCCGACGACCGGGGTCGAGATCCCGATAGCAAGCGACCTTGCCGACCGCGTGGAGGCGCTCCTTGGCTATACGGGGATCGCGGCCCGGATCCGGGAACTCGAGCAGGAGATGTCCCGGGAAGAGGCGGCGCTCCGCATCGGCGACGATTTTGTGGCACGGAAGTTCGGCGAGACCACACCTGAGGAGATCCTCGACCACGCCATCAGGGCGGCGATGGCGCTCCTGACCGAGGGGGTCGTGGCCGCCCCGACAGAAGGGATCGCGAAGGTGAGTCTCGGGAAGAACGACGACGGGACCGATTATTTGAAGATCTACTACGCGGGCCCCATCAGGAGCGCCGGCGGGACGGCACAGGCGCTCTCGGTGCTGGTGGGCGACTACGTCCGCCAGGCGCTCGGGATCGGGCGCTACATCCCCCGCCCTGAAGAGGTTGAGCGCTACATCGAGGAGATCCGGCAGTACAACAGCATCATGAGCCTGCAGTACCTCCCGAGCGAGAAGGAGCTCCGGATGATCATCGAGAACTGCCCGGTCTGCATCGATGGCGAACCGACCGAGCGGGAGGAGGTGAGCGGTTACCGGAACCTGGAGCGGGTGGAGACGAACACCGTCCGGGGCGGGATGGCGCTCGTCGTCGCCGAAGGGCTGGCCCTGAAAGCCCCGAAAGTCCTCAAAAATGTCAGGAAGATGAAGATGGAGGGCTGGGACTGGATCGAGGAGCTGATCAGCGGCGGCGCTTCGGCAAAGAGCGATGATGACGATCCCGGCGCCGCCATCAAACCCAAAGACAAGTACATCAGGGACCTGATCGGCGGCCGTCCGGTCTTCTCCTACCCGATGCGCAAAGGAGGGTTTCGCCTGCGGCTCGGCCGGTCCCGGAACACCGGGTTTGCGGCCGCCGGTCTGAATCCGGCGACGATGCACATCCTCGGCGACTTCCTCGCGGTCGGGACCCAGATGAAGATCGAGCGGCCGGGGAAGGCGGCCGGGATCGTGCCGGTGGACTCGATCCAGGGGCCGACGGTGAAACTCAGGAGCGGGGAGGTGCTGCGGGTCGACGACGCTGCCGAGGCCCGGCGGATCGCCGGCCAGGTCGCCGAGATCCTGGATACCGGCGAGGTCCTGATCAGTTTCGGCGAGTTCATGGAGAACAACCACCCCCTGATGCCCCCGTGCTACTGCGAGGAGTGGTGGCGGCTCGAGGGCGGGACGCGGCGCCCGGAGAACGAACTCGAGGCGATCGAGTTCGCGCTTGAGGGGGTTCCCCTCCACCCCGAGTACACCTACCTCTGGGACGACGTCGCTCCCGCCGATATCGCTCTCCTTGCCGACCGGGTCAGCGCTGAGGGCAGGGTCGGTGACGGGGGGCTCGCGGTGCCAAACACCCCTGAGGTGAAGGCGATCCTCGAGGAACTCCTGGTTCCCCACCACCTCTCCGGGGACCAGATCGTGGTTCCGGAGTACCTGGTGCTCCTCGCCTGCCTCGGGCTGACGCTGCAGCTCGAGAAACGGCCGGCGTGGCAGGACGCCCCCCTGGAAAACTCCCTTGACCTCGTGATGCACCTCTCCGGCTTTATGGTCCGCTCACGGGCAGGCACCCGGGTCGGCGGCAGGATGGGGCGGCCGGGAAAATCAAAACCGCGGGAGATGCGGCCGCCGCCGCATTCGCTCTTCCCGATCGGTGACGAGGGGGGTTCCCGCCGGTCGTTCCAGGCGGCCTGCGCCTCAAAACCCAGGTCCAACACGGACGGCGGCATTATCGAGGTGGAGGTCGGTGAGCGGCGCTGCCCGGCCTGCGGCACCTTCACCTACAAGAACCTCTGCGAGTGCGGCACCCACACGGTCCCGGTCCTCCGGTGCCCGAAGTGCGGGCAGGAGATCGGCAAGGACCAGTGCCCCCGGTGCAACGTGCCGACGGTCTGCCTCCAGAAGATCACCATCAACGTCAAGAACGAGTACGCGGCGGCGCTGGAGAACGTCGGGGTCCGGGACTCGGCAGTCACGCTCCTAAAAGGTGTAAAAGGCTTGATATCCCGGGAGCGGCCGGTGGAGCCGATCGAGAAAGGGATCCTCCGGGCGCTGCAAAACCTTTATGTCTTCAAGGACGGCACCGTCCGCTACGATATGATCGACCTTCCCCTGACCCATTTCCGGCCCGACGAGATCAGCGTCCCGATCGAGCGGCTCCGTGAACTCGGCTACACTCACGACATCTACGGCCGGGAACTCACCGAATCCTCCCAGGTGCTGGAACTCAGGCACCAGGACATCCTGGTCTCGGAGGACTGCGGCGAGTGGCTGGTCCGGGTGGCGAAGTTCGTCGACGACCTCCTCGTGAAGGTCTACGGGCTTGAACCCTTCTACCGGGCGGAAAAGCCGCTCGACCTCGTGGGCCATCTCCTGATGGGGCTTGCCCCGCACACCAGCGCCGGGGTCCTCGCCCGGCTTATCGGGTTTTCGAAGGCACCGGTCGGTTACGGCCATCCGTTCTTCCACGCGGCGAAACGGCGGAACTGTTTTGCGGGCGATACCGAGATCACCGTCTCAGACGGCCGCCAGTGGATCTCGATGCCGATCAGGCGGTTCGTCGTGGAGAACTTCGATGTCTCAAAACCCGGGCTTGACCATATGGGGACGTTCTACTCTGACCCCATGCAGCCGTTCTATGTCAGGAGTATCGACACCCAGGGGGTGACCAGCCTCAAGAAGGTCACCTCGGTCTCGGTCCACCGGGCCCCGGCGCACCTGATTCAGTTTGCGACACGGCGGGGGAAGGTCCTCACGGTCACCCCGGACCACGCGATGCTGGTCTGGGATACCGGCTACCTGCGGAAGATCAGGGCGCTTGAGGTGAAGATCGGCGACCGTGTCCCGGCGGAGGAGGGCGGGCTTGTCATCAGCGACGAGGTCGTCGCCCGGGAGACCGTCCAGGCGCTCGACGACCGGGTCTACTGCCTGACGGTTGCGGAGAACCATACCCTGGTCGCAAACGGCATCTTCTGCGGGCAGTGCGACGGCGACGAGGACTGCGTGATGCTCCTCCTCGACGGGCTGATCAACTTCTCCCGTGCCTACCTCCCGGAGACCAGGGGCGGGACGATGGATGCGCCGCTTGTCCTGACAACCCGGATAGACCCGGCCGAGGTCGACAAGGAGTGTCTCAACGTCGATGTCTGCGACCACTACCCCCTGGAGGTCTACGAGGGCTGTCTCGCCTACGCTCACCCAAAAGACCTTGACAAGTACGTCGACCGGGTGGAACGAAGGCTCGGGACCCCGGCCCAGGTCGAGGGGTTCTTCTTCACCCACCCGACCTCTGATATCTCGGCGGGGCCGCTTGAGTCGACCTACACGAAACTCGGGACGATGCTTGAGAAATTGGAGGCGGAACTCGACCTTGCCGAGAAGATCCGGGCGGTGGATACCGACGATGTTGCGGAGCGGGTCTTAAACACCCATTTCATCAGGGACCTCCAGGGGAACCTCAACGCCTTCTCAAAGCAGAAGGTCCGGTGCACAAAATGCAACGCAAAGTACCGGCGGATGCCGATCGCCGGGAAGTGCACCCGGTGCGGGGGGAACGTCATTCCCACAGTCCACGAGGGGTCGGTGAAGAAGTACCTGGAGATGTCGCGCGATATCTGCAAGACCTACGCGGTATCTGAGTATACGAAACAGCGGGTGGAGGTGCTCTGCATGCAGATCGAGTCCACCTTCGGCGAGCCCCCGGAGCGGCAACTGGGGCTTGCGGACTTTATGTGA
- a CDS encoding HEAT repeat domain-containing protein produces the protein MTDENRIGELVADLREGSMEVRRAATDELGASGEAAVEPLIAVMLECDNDVRWYAARALVQIGEPAVEPLLRAMHAGEDRDFRRYAMAALAGIGAPAVEPLIGVIEEGDPDLQPFAAMALCKIGEPAVDPLLRLMRHPDPAMQERAVLLLWKMGEPGAEALTAALETGWAGKQ, from the coding sequence ATGACTGATGAGAACCGGATTGGTGAACTGGTCGCCGACCTCCGGGAGGGGAGCATGGAGGTGCGCCGGGCGGCAACCGATGAACTCGGGGCGAGCGGGGAAGCGGCAGTCGAGCCGCTGATCGCCGTGATGCTCGAGTGTGACAACGACGTCAGGTGGTACGCCGCCCGGGCGCTGGTGCAGATCGGCGAGCCCGCGGTCGAACCCCTCCTGCGGGCGATGCATGCCGGGGAGGACCGGGATTTCCGGCGCTACGCCATGGCTGCCCTTGCTGGGATCGGGGCGCCGGCGGTCGAGCCGCTCATCGGCGTCATCGAGGAGGGCGACCCTGACCTCCAGCCGTTCGCCGCCATGGCGCTCTGCAAGATCGGAGAACCCGCGGTCGACCCGCTCCTCCGCCTGATGCGCCACCCTGACCCGGCGATGCAGGAACGTGCCGTCCTCCTCCTCTGGAAGATGGGTGAGCCCGGCGCCGAGGCGCTCACCGCGGCGCTGGAAACCGGGTGGGCCGGGAAACAGTGA
- a CDS encoding HEAT repeat domain-containing protein yields the protein MRFTRPAWGRLAVIALIIGLSVLFFATGAAYTDLFYLALILAAFWYRGRAVYAGVLVAALAVALEYPPGPGTLVRAAFFIAVAYLLGYLFDAAGGRPEARHLRIGEPGPVVCDPDTRRLIARLSSRNPETRYQAAGCLGDARETAAVGPLAALLDDPESGVRWKAAEALGKLGPAAVEPLTESLKNENVDVRWMAAVALGDIADPAAIPALVAALNDEDTYVRSRVALALAAIGKPAEAALIAGLSTGNERVRWGSALALGRIGGAEAVEALIGALHDPDEDVRRRAATALGDAGEAAVPALVAALKADDRDIRQGVTAALGQIGKPAVSALAMALRTGDDPHVRAGAALALARIGDPAAVDALIEALGDGEEDVRLAAREALGGIRRHNLGEGAPEQHD from the coding sequence ATGAGGTTCACGAGACCGGCATGGGGCAGGCTTGCAGTTATCGCCCTGATCATAGGGCTCTCGGTTCTCTTCTTCGCTACCGGAGCCGCGTATACTGACCTCTTCTACCTGGCGCTCATACTGGCAGCGTTCTGGTACCGCGGGCGTGCGGTGTACGCAGGGGTTCTGGTCGCGGCGCTCGCGGTCGCCCTCGAGTACCCCCCCGGACCCGGGACCCTCGTGCGTGCGGCGTTCTTCATCGCCGTCGCCTACCTCCTCGGCTACCTCTTCGATGCCGCCGGAGGGCGGCCGGAAGCCCGGCACCTCCGTATCGGCGAGCCCGGGCCGGTTGTCTGCGACCCTGATACGAGAAGGCTGATCGCCCGGTTATCGAGCCGGAACCCGGAGACCCGCTACCAGGCGGCCGGGTGCCTCGGCGATGCCCGGGAGACGGCCGCGGTCGGGCCGCTCGCAGCCCTCCTCGACGACCCGGAGAGCGGTGTGCGCTGGAAGGCGGCGGAGGCGCTCGGGAAACTGGGTCCTGCGGCCGTTGAGCCGCTCACGGAGAGCCTGAAGAACGAGAACGTGGACGTCAGGTGGATGGCCGCGGTCGCCCTCGGCGATATCGCAGACCCGGCAGCCATCCCGGCGCTTGTTGCGGCGCTCAACGACGAGGACACCTATGTCAGGAGCAGGGTGGCCCTCGCGCTCGCTGCCATCGGAAAGCCCGCGGAGGCGGCGCTCATCGCCGGCCTCTCGACCGGGAACGAGCGGGTCAGGTGGGGTTCGGCGCTGGCGCTCGGGAGGATCGGGGGGGCGGAGGCCGTCGAAGCCCTCATCGGTGCGCTCCATGACCCGGACGAAGACGTGCGGCGGCGGGCCGCGACGGCGCTTGGGGATGCCGGGGAGGCGGCCGTCCCGGCGCTTGTTGCGGCGCTCAAGGCCGACGACCGGGATATCAGGCAGGGGGTGACCGCCGCCCTCGGCCAGATCGGCAAACCCGCCGTTTCCGCGCTCGCTATGGCGCTCCGCACCGGAGACGACCCGCACGTCCGAGCCGGAGCGGCTCTGGCGCTCGCGAGGATCGGCGACCCGGCGGCGGTCGATGCCCTGATCGAGGCCCTGGGCGACGGCGAGGAGGATGTGCGGCTGGCTGCCAGGGAGGCGCTTGGGGGCATCAGAAGACATAACTTGGGTGAGGGAGCACCAGAACAACATGACTGA
- a CDS encoding type 1 glutamine amidotransferase domain-containing protein — MSRIAVLITDMFEDIEYTKPAEAFRAAGHDLVHVGLSAGETVHGKEKRTPVTIDRAAADVSVDEFDALLIPGGYSPDKLRAHDAPVEFVRRFVESGKPVLTICHAPQLLITAQVLEGRKVTGWKSIIQDIRNAGAEYVDREVVVDGNLVSSRKPEDIPAFIAASLEKLKEAAVAVPR, encoded by the coding sequence ATGAGCAGAATTGCAGTCCTGATCACAGATATGTTTGAGGATATCGAGTACACGAAGCCTGCGGAAGCCTTCCGGGCGGCCGGCCACGACCTCGTCCATGTCGGTCTTTCCGCGGGCGAGACCGTGCACGGGAAGGAGAAGAGAACGCCGGTCACCATCGACCGGGCCGCCGCCGATGTATCGGTGGACGAGTTTGACGCGCTCCTCATACCGGGCGGCTACTCGCCCGACAAACTCCGGGCCCATGACGCCCCCGTGGAGTTCGTGCGGCGGTTTGTCGAGAGCGGCAAACCAGTCCTCACCATATGCCATGCGCCCCAGCTCCTGATCACGGCGCAGGTCCTCGAGGGCAGGAAGGTCACTGGCTGGAAGTCGATCATCCAGGATATCAGGAACGCCGGTGCGGAGTACGTCGACCGGGAGGTGGTGGTCGACGGCAACCTGGTATCGAGCAGGAAGCCGGAGGACATCCCGGCGTTCATCGCGGCGTCGCTTGAGAAACTCAAAGAGGCCGCGGTTGCAGTGCCGCGGTGA